AACCAGGCTCAACACCTTCTCTCTGACTTCGGAGTAGTTTGAGATGTGGATGATCGATGCTTCTGCTCTTCTACTCTTTGGACCAGCAGTACCTCCTGCTACACCTGTGTAGCCTGCTGTGTGTATGTCAACTGTCGCTATACCTAACCTTCTAGAGATAGGGCCCTGCACCACCTCTACCGACATTACCCTAGCGTAGGGTACCGTACTTTTTATCCTCCACCATACACCCCGCTCAACAACAACTTCATCGCCCGTTAGACGGAATGTTATGGATTGGTAGTAGCGTGAAGACCAGTAGAAGACAAAGCAAGTCGCAGCTATAATGGGGGCGAAGAACGCTATGATGGGTATGAGAAGATATGCTGGCTCAAATATATAGTTTGTGCTTTACGCTGCTGTAGCCCTTCCGTATTTCACGATCTAACCAATGGGTTGGACGCCGATGGCTCATTGATTTTGGAAACGTAAGCGAACTTTTTACCTTATCCTGGTTGAACAGAGCCCTTTAGACGCTGCTGAACAAACCCTAAATACTCCGCTTCAACCACCTCCTTCATAGGGATGTTCGTACCAAGCATGATCTTCTTGACCAAGGGTGTAGGTAGGCACAAGGAGAGGCTGGCGAGCTTCGAGCTAGCTCTAAGAGACGCTGGGATAGCCTTCTGCAACCTGGTCCACGTATCGAGCATCTTCCCACCTTCCTGTAAGCTGGTCTCCAGAGAGGTTGGGCTAAGGAAGCTGAAGCCAGGTCAGATAACCTTCTGTGTTATGAGTAGAATAGATACCAACGAACCAAATAGGCTCATCGCGGCAGCAATAGGTGTAGCTATTCCTCAGGATAAGAGGCTCTATGGCTACCTTTCAGAACATTCTGCGTACGGTCAGACTCAGGAGAAGGCTGGGGAGTACGCTGAGGATCTAGCCGCTTCTATGCTTGCTTCAACTATGGGTGCAGACTTCGACATAGAGCGTAGCTACGATGCTCGCAGAGAGATCTGGCGCATTTCTGGTAAAGTGGTTAAGACTAGGCACATCGTTCAGTCAGCTGAGGGCGACAAGAACGGTCTCTGGACCACGGCAATAGCCGCAGCAATAATGCTCTAACCTACACCCATCCTTTATTTTTTGATCAATGAGAGTAAAGCGGAAACAGAAATGATGCCTAAAACGATTGAGAGGGAGAGCGGGGTAGGCACGGTCACATCAAAACCGCTTAAGATGAATTTGAAACCAAGGAAGGTTAGAACTATTGCTAAGCCTTTGCTCAGATAGGTAAGTCTACGCAACGCCCTAGCTAAAACAAAGTAGAGTGCTCTCAAACCGAGTATCGCCATAATGTTCGAGGTGTAGGCTGTGAAGAACTCTTCTGTAACAGCAAGAACAGCTGGCACAGAGTCTAAAGCGAACATTATGTCTGTCGTCTCGATGGCTAGAAGCACTAAGATCAGCGGTGTGAAGACTATTTTATTGCTTTCTTTGACAAAAAATCTACCACCTACGTAGTTAGGCGATATAGGAAGCACACTCTTAGCTAATCTAACTATTCTATTCTTTTCGGGGTCCACTTCTTCTAACCCGCTTCTGATAAGTTTATAGCCTGAGTAAAGTAGAACACCACCAAATATGTAAACCATCCAATGGAAGCGTTCTAGAAGCGCTATACCTGTGACTATAAAAGCGCCTCTGAAGACTATAGCGCATAATATGCCTATGAATAGAGTCTTATGCTGGTGAACAAATGGCACACCAAAGTAACTGAATATCACTAAGAAGACAAATAGGTTATCTACGCTCAGCGACTTTTCTACAACGTATGCAGTAATATACTTGAGACCCTCTTCGTGGCCGTAGTGCCAGAAGACGTAGGTGCCGAATGCTAATCCTACAACTATCCATATGATGCTCCACATCACATCCTTCCTAAACGTGACTTCTGGATCCCTCCCACGTGTTGTAAGATCGATTAGTAAGAAGATGCCGATCAATAGGTGGAAGGCGATCCAGAATGTTATGCTCCATTCTTCCAACCGAATCGCTTTAAGGAGTTGTAGAAAAGGGTTTAAGAAGTTATCTGCGAAAGTTACTGGAGTTCACACGATCTCTTATTTTTGGGTAAAAATTTTTAGTGCGATATTCTGAAGGTCGGTCAGAAAGAGAGCGTGGAGCCGGGATGCCTAGGAGGATGCGTTGGACGACTCTGGTGCACAATGGTGTAGCCTTCCCACCTGAGTATGAGCCTAAGGGCATAAAAGTTGGTTTGAGAGGTGATTGGATCGTACCAAGCCCTATAGTTGAGGAGATGCTTTATGCTTGGGCTAAGAAGAAGGATACACCCTATGTTAAAGACGAGGTCTTTCAAAAGAACTTCCTCGAATCTCTGAGACCACACCTACCTCCTTCTTACCGCGATATAACATTCAGCGAGATAGACCTCTCTGAGTACTATAAGGCGATAGAGGAGGAGAAAAGAGCCAAGGAGTCTATGAGTAAAGAGGAGAAGAAGCGGCTAGCCCAAGAGCGGAAGAAGAAGCGTGAGGAGCTCAAAGCGAAGTACGGCTACGCTACAGTTGACGGCATAACAGTGGAGGTTCTTAACTGGATGGTTGAGCCTCCGGGCATCTTTATGGGTAGAGGCAATCACCCCCTACGTGGTAAATGGAAGGAGCGTGTTAAGCCAGAAGATGTCGTGCTAAACCTAGGTGAGGATGCACCTATACCAGAGGGGCGTTGGGGTGGCATAGTGCACGATCATACAAGCATGTGGCTTGCTAAGTGGGTTGATAAGATCGACCCTAGTAAGAATAAGTATGTGTGGTTGTCCGAAGCTTCTTTCTTAAGGCAGCAGCAAGACTACCTAAAGTATGAGGCAGCAGCGAAACTTGAGAAGAAGATTGATAGAATCAGAAGGGCGATAAAGAAGATGCTCTCATCTAAAAGAAAGGAGATTAGGAAAATAGCAACGGTATGTTATTTGATAGACGCTTTAGCTATGAGGGTGGGTGACGAAAAGGATGAAGACGAGGCTGATACTGTAGGTGCCACTACACTCAGAGTTGAGCACGTCAAGCTGAATCAGCGCGGCATAGAATTTGACTTCCTCGGTAAGGATAGCGTAAGGTGGCAGAAGACTATCGATGATCCAGATCCACATCTTGTAGAGAACTTTAAGGAGTTTATGAGAGGAAAGAAGCCCGAAGATCAGATATTTGACGGCGTCACATCAGAAAAGGTTAACAGTTTCCTGAAGAAGTTCGATAAAGATCTTACCGCGAAGGTCTTCCGCACCTACATAGCGACAAAGACGGTCAAAGACTTCCTTGAGCAGAGGAACGGCACCCTTAAAGACGAAGAGGACTTCGTGAAACTCTACTACGCCAAGCTTGCAAATCTAGAAGCGGCTGTAAAATGTAATCACAAACGAACACCCCCAAAGAATTGGGATGAGAGTATGAGGAAGAAGGAGGAGCGTCTAGCGAAACTTCTGGCCACACCCACACCTAAGACTGAGAAAGGTAGACTGAGGCTTGAGCAGAGGATTAGGAAAGCGAAGCTCCAACTAGAGCTCGCAAAAGCCACCAAAGAGTATAATTTGAACACCTCTCTCAAGAACTACATAGACCCGCGTGTCTACTACCGCTGGGCTAAGAAAGTCGGGTTAGATTGGAAGCTCATCTATCCAAAGTCGCTGCAGCGCAAATTCCTTTGGGTTGAAAGCAAGACCCCTCTAATAAAGGTGAAGGGAAATAAATAGGTTCAAGCCTAGACCAAATGACCTATGCTGCAGCTGGGAACAGAAGATTACGCCAAATACCCTTTCCTAGAAGAAGCTAGGGAGCGGCTGAGCAGACTGGGGGTGAGCATAGAAGAGCTAGGTGAGTATACAGAAGCTCTATCAAGCGCAAAAGAGCGGCTGATTAAAGCTTATAAACGGGGTTACATCGACGATGAGCTCGCAGAAAGTGATAAAGAGCTTCTATCCTTCCACATCGCACTTCTGCTCGTTAAGCTTCTTGAGGTTGAGCAACTTGCCGCAAAATTTTCGCTCGCAGAAGCAAGAAGAGTTGAACACTTCTTGGAGCAAGAGGGTAAAAAAGATCTCGTTGCCTACATCTTTAAGGTTGTTACAGGGGTGGATGCTGAGGAGGTGCAGCAGACCTTCGGTGGTGTGGAATATGAGTACCGCATCCCCGTCATCGAGTATCTTAAGAGGGCTGTTCATCTGCACAGCTCAGAATGGAAGCTTGTGAATAGGGTTGTGGATGGAGGGTTCGTCTACCTAACTACACACGGTTTGAGTAGGCTGATAAGAGAGGAGATTAGATTGATGATATATGGCCGCATCAAGTCACTCCCTCAACCCAGACTAACTCCAGCTCTGCAAGAAGCGGTGGAAGATTTGAGGAAGGTGATCAAAGCCTTCACCCCAATTACACCAACAACAGCAGAGCCTACCAAATACCCGCCTTGTGTTCAACACGCACTCGATCTTCTTCAGAGGGGACAGAACATACCTCACTACGGGCGTTTCCTTATGACCACCTACCTACTAAACATAGGGAAGAGTGTGGATGAGGTTGTTTCGCTATTTGCTAAAGCACCAGACTTCAACGAGCGGCTTACACGCTATCAAGTTGAGCATATAGCTGGGCTAAGAGGGGGAGGCACAAAGTATAGGCCACCTAGCTGCAGAACCCTTCAGGCACACACTTTATGCTTTAAAACCGAGGCTTGTGATGACATAAAGAATCCTATACAGTTTGGAAGATATGGGGCGAAAGGAGGGTTAAAAAAACGGAGCAAGTAGAACTCTTCCTGAAGCAGTTCTACAAACGCTACTATTTTAGTAGGATTGAGGAGGTTGAAGCGCCTATTAGAATTGAGGAGAGAGAGTTCGGCTACCTACCGTTCGGCGGGACTATGGTTAGGCACCTATCATTCAAGAGCGAGGGGGAGCTAAAAGCCCATCTAGTGAAAGAGGCGCCGAGGTCGGTCTACTACTCCATAGCCTACTACTACGACCCCACCCTACCTATGCAAGAAAAAGGGTGGAAGGGCGCAGACATAGCCTTCGACATAGACTGCGACGACTTAAATCTTGAGTGTAAAAAAGAACACGACATATGGATCTGCAGCAGCTGCGGCGCAAGAGGAAAGGGAAGTAAACCCAAGCGATGTAGATGCGGAAGCACCTCTTTCAAGCAGCTGAACTGGGTCTGCTCAAACTGCTTAGAGGGCGCCAAAGAAGAGGTTAAGAAGTTAATCGAGATTCTTGTTAGCGATCTTGGTCTTACAAAGAAGCAGATAAAAGTCTACTTCTCTGGGAGCAAAGGCTACCACGTTACTGTGGAGGGAACAGACTTCGAGTACTTAGATCAGTTGGGTAGAATGGAGCTGGCTGATTATGTGTGCGGAAGAGGTCTATTGCCTGAATTCATCGGTGTAGCTAAAGCATCAAGTGTAGACGATTTGTGGAGAAGGCTCCCTATTGTAGGCGAATCTGGTTGGAGAGGTAGGGTAGCGGAATACTTTGCTGACAACAATAGAGTCGACCCTAGGGAGAAGATAATAGAGATTTACGCAAAATCGGGATATCGTGGGTTCAAGAAGGTACTTGAAGAATGTGTAAAGAAGATGGGCGTAACTATAGATAGCAACGTAACCACCGACATACATAGAATACTCCGCCTACCTGGAACACTACATAACGAGACAGGGTTGATCAAAAAAAGAGTAGCTTCGCTGGACTCCTTCGACCCTCTTGTTGACGCCGTTGCATTCGGTGACGATCATATTGAAGTTGAGGTGATCTACGCACCTTCCTTCACTCTTCTAGACCAGCGCTACTATCTTGAACCCGCGCAGAAAGTTAAACTACCACTTGCAGCAGCAGTCTACCTACTCGGGCAAGGTTTGGCGAAGCTGGTGTAGAGGTTGGTTGAGGTGAGCCTAAACCTAATCGGTCGGCTGATGGAGGAGGAGATGCTGGATAATGCTCTCAAGCGCATACCTCAAGACACCTATAGATCCGTAGCCCTATACCTAAAGGATACAAGGAACTCTGACCAACTGTGCGAGACTCTAGCAGCACATCTCAAGCTAAGGGAGAAAGAACTTCTGCTGAACCTTACACTTAATCTTCTGAGGCTGAGGCTAAGCAAGGCGAAAAGAGGCAAGGGTCTTCAAGAAGCAAATCTGCTGCCTGAAGAAAGATACATTCTCGAAGCCGAAGAGCAGGC
The genomic region above belongs to Nitrososphaerota archaeon and contains:
- a CDS encoding PH domain-containing protein, whose protein sequence is MFEPAYLLIPIIAFFAPIIAATCFVFYWSSRYYQSITFRLTGDEVVVERGVWWRIKSTVPYARVMSVEVVQGPISRRLGIATVDIHTAGYTGVAGGTAGPKSRRAEASIIHISNYSEVREKVLSLV
- a CDS encoding arginine decarboxylase, pyruvoyl-dependent: MFVPSMIFLTKGVGRHKERLASFELALRDAGIAFCNLVHVSSIFPPSCKLVSREVGLRKLKPGQITFCVMSRIDTNEPNRLIAAAIGVAIPQDKRLYGYLSEHSAYGQTQEKAGEYAEDLAASMLASTMGADFDIERSYDARREIWRISGKVVKTRHIVQSAEGDKNGLWTTAIAAAIML
- a CDS encoding TerC family protein, which translates into the protein MEEWSITFWIAFHLLIGIFLLIDLTTRGRDPEVTFRKDVMWSIIWIVVGLAFGTYVFWHYGHEEGLKYITAYVVEKSLSVDNLFVFLVIFSYFGVPFVHQHKTLFIGILCAIVFRGAFIVTGIALLERFHWMVYIFGGVLLYSGYKLIRSGLEEVDPEKNRIVRLAKSVLPISPNYVGGRFFVKESNKIVFTPLILVLLAIETTDIMFALDSVPAVLAVTEEFFTAYTSNIMAILGLRALYFVLARALRRLTYLSKGLAIVLTFLGFKFILSGFDVTVPTPLSLSIVLGIISVSALLSLIKK
- a CDS encoding DNA topoisomerase I yields the protein MRWTTLVHNGVAFPPEYEPKGIKVGLRGDWIVPSPIVEEMLYAWAKKKDTPYVKDEVFQKNFLESLRPHLPPSYRDITFSEIDLSEYYKAIEEEKRAKESMSKEEKKRLAQERKKKREELKAKYGYATVDGITVEVLNWMVEPPGIFMGRGNHPLRGKWKERVKPEDVVLNLGEDAPIPEGRWGGIVHDHTSMWLAKWVDKIDPSKNKYVWLSEASFLRQQQDYLKYEAAAKLEKKIDRIRRAIKKMLSSKRKEIRKIATVCYLIDALAMRVGDEKDEDEADTVGATTLRVEHVKLNQRGIEFDFLGKDSVRWQKTIDDPDPHLVENFKEFMRGKKPEDQIFDGVTSEKVNSFLKKFDKDLTAKVFRTYIATKTVKDFLEQRNGTLKDEEDFVKLYYAKLANLEAAVKCNHKRTPPKNWDESMRKKEERLAKLLATPTPKTEKGRLRLEQRIRKAKLQLELAKATKEYNLNTSLKNYIDPRVYYRWAKKVGLDWKLIYPKSLQRKFLWVESKTPLIKVKGNK
- a CDS encoding DNA primase; the protein is MVRHLSFKSEGELKAHLVKEAPRSVYYSIAYYYDPTLPMQEKGWKGADIAFDIDCDDLNLECKKEHDIWICSSCGARGKGSKPKRCRCGSTSFKQLNWVCSNCLEGAKEEVKKLIEILVSDLGLTKKQIKVYFSGSKGYHVTVEGTDFEYLDQLGRMELADYVCGRGLLPEFIGVAKASSVDDLWRRLPIVGESGWRGRVAEYFADNNRVDPREKIIEIYAKSGYRGFKKVLEECVKKMGVTIDSNVTTDIHRILRLPGTLHNETGLIKKRVASLDSFDPLVDAVAFGDDHIEVEVIYAPSFTLLDQRYYLEPAQKVKLPLAAAVYLLGQGLAKLV